In Sulfitobacter sp. OXR-159, one DNA window encodes the following:
- a CDS encoding Arc family DNA-binding protein: MARPPASKQVQVNFRMPSDLKARIEAAADESNRSTTAEIVAALEEKFPPPPVDDWSYIWERSKKILDEMDVLIAGYKDPEANIDDLSSRFAALSKKHKLLLDSFSEASDPSPDTVGDRSTVAHRIKPER; the protein is encoded by the coding sequence ATGGCCCGGCCACCAGCCTCTAAGCAAGTCCAGGTAAATTTCAGGATGCCTTCTGACCTTAAAGCGCGGATTGAGGCAGCAGCTGACGAAAGCAATCGATCAACAACTGCCGAAATCGTCGCGGCGCTTGAGGAGAAGTTTCCCCCTCCTCCTGTCGATGATTGGAGTTATATCTGGGAACGATCAAAGAAAATCTTGGATGAGATGGATGTACTAATCGCAGGGTACAAAGATCCCGAGGCTAATATTGACGACCTATCCAGTCGTTTTGCCGCGTTAAGCAAAAAACATAAGTTGCTGCTGGATTCCTTCAGTGAAGCCAGCGATCCCAGCCCCGATACTGTTGGTGACCGAAGCACCGTCGCCCACCGCATAAAACCGGAAAGGTAA
- a CDS encoding Arc family DNA-binding protein, which translates to MPLSLREFLRDEARTKGRSLNTHIIMCLNERRAEGDQATSQK; encoded by the coding sequence ATGCCGCTATCCCTGCGGGAGTTCCTACGTGATGAGGCAAGAACGAAAGGTCGTTCACTCAATACGCACATTATCATGTGCTTGAATGAGCGGAGAGCGGAGGGCGATCAAGCCACCTCTCAAAAATAA
- a CDS encoding BRO family protein → MGMQIMPFEFKGNPVRVLEIDSDPWFVAKDVADALGYANSRKAVQDHCRKAQAVGSLNQGPLDVGGSRFVTPSDLDPQTKIIPEGDVYRLIIRSNRPEAEPFETLVMEEILPTIRKTGSYGSPAKVDYNDPALQLGMIEHLRVEAETAKAKVLELTPKAAGYDKLMSADGLYGLQNAARALSARPNLFIRWLKQTYLFYQGQALVPRVQYTQRGLFEVKTVIVEDKARPTTYITPKGLDFFRGNIPGDLLIGGAS, encoded by the coding sequence ATGGGTATGCAGATTATGCCGTTCGAGTTTAAGGGCAACCCGGTTCGCGTTCTTGAGATCGACAGCGACCCATGGTTTGTGGCTAAGGACGTGGCCGATGCTCTTGGTTACGCCAATAGTCGGAAGGCCGTACAGGACCACTGCCGCAAAGCGCAAGCGGTGGGGTCCCTAAATCAGGGACCCCTAGATGTAGGGGGGTCACGTTTCGTTACCCCCTCCGATCTGGACCCTCAGACTAAGATCATTCCAGAGGGTGACGTGTATCGCCTCATCATCCGGTCAAATCGACCAGAGGCGGAACCGTTCGAAACACTTGTCATGGAGGAAATTCTACCCACGATCCGCAAGACGGGATCGTACGGCTCGCCAGCTAAGGTGGACTATAACGACCCGGCTTTGCAGCTAGGTATGATCGAGCATTTGAGGGTGGAGGCTGAAACAGCAAAGGCAAAGGTGCTTGAACTGACGCCAAAGGCGGCGGGTTACGACAAGTTAATGAGCGCTGACGGCCTGTATGGCTTGCAGAATGCGGCCCGCGCACTTTCGGCACGGCCAAACTTGTTCATTCGATGGCTCAAACAGACCTACTTGTTCTATCAGGGTCAGGCTTTGGTCCCGCGCGTCCAGTACACGCAGCGCGGTCTGTTCGAAGTTAAGACCGTCATTGTGGAAGATAAGGCCCGTCCGACAACGTACATCACGCCGAAGGGGCTGGACTTCTTCCGCGGGAATATTCCGGGTGATTTGCTGATCGGGGGTGCGTCATGA
- a CDS encoding Panacea domain-containing protein has translation MTYDARQIANWFVTRAQREGKTLSIMSLLKLTYIAHGWHLETQGTPLFSNRIEAWQYGPVIPEVYSDFRKQGVAVKSPVTTVPNCMFHPNDEALLDQIWEIYGKLPAFRLSDMTHVANGPWDVASRMGGSYAKIPDELIQGHYVELRKKAEAAAHD, from the coding sequence ATGACTTATGACGCTCGCCAAATCGCAAACTGGTTTGTCACCCGCGCCCAGCGGGAGGGTAAAACTCTGTCCATCATGTCCCTACTCAAGCTAACCTATATCGCTCACGGCTGGCATCTGGAGACACAGGGAACGCCTTTGTTCTCAAATCGCATTGAAGCTTGGCAATACGGCCCCGTGATCCCTGAAGTGTACAGCGACTTCCGAAAACAAGGAGTGGCGGTTAAATCTCCCGTAACCACAGTTCCAAATTGTATGTTTCACCCAAATGATGAAGCTCTGCTTGACCAAATATGGGAGATATACGGAAAATTACCCGCCTTCCGACTATCTGACATGACTCATGTAGCTAATGGGCCTTGGGATGTCGCTAGTCGTATGGGCGGAAGCTACGCTAAGATCCCTGACGAGCTCATTCAGGGTCATTACGTCGAGCTACGAAAGAAGGCTGAAGCAGCTGCGCATGACTAA